A genomic segment from Nitrosopumilus sp. K4 encodes:
- a CDS encoding radical SAM protein has protein sequence MEIMGRGFKQIVRESPLYFHLGLKFVGYKLFGKKSPFYGSADIINVCNLHCKHCYWWLNRKENEELSLKEWKKIIDEKFKKQHIFIVTLVGGEPMMRPDVVELFVKEFPKRACVVTNGTYPIPHFDDIYFYWISIDGDEKIHDEIRGDGAWRKTRQNVVNYVQNNGSGAWKDIWITMTINTKNYKTVKKVIEDWKDFSNKIGFQFHTPFMDGDPLWLPFGKERNQVIDEILELKSGNLKNYIINPKEQLEVMKKNWGGKGTTPIDCPTWAITSVDHMGREKHPCCIGSAENDSMKPICEKCGLGCYSVLLGYGIKG, from the coding sequence TTTGGTAAAAAAAGTCCCTTTTATGGATCTGCTGATATTATCAACGTATGTAATTTGCATTGCAAGCACTGCTATTGGTGGTTGAACAGAAAAGAAAATGAGGAACTTTCCCTTAAAGAATGGAAAAAAATCATAGACGAGAAATTCAAGAAACAACATATCTTTATTGTGACTCTTGTTGGTGGCGAACCAATGATGAGGCCTGATGTTGTTGAATTGTTTGTAAAAGAATTCCCTAAAAGAGCATGCGTTGTTACTAATGGAACGTATCCTATTCCGCATTTTGATGACATTTACTTTTATTGGATTTCAATTGATGGGGATGAAAAAATCCATGATGAGATTAGGGGTGATGGTGCCTGGAGAAAAACAAGACAAAATGTAGTGAACTATGTTCAAAACAATGGCTCAGGAGCTTGGAAAGACATTTGGATAACCATGACGATTAATACAAAAAACTACAAAACTGTAAAAAAAGTAATTGAAGACTGGAAAGACTTTTCAAATAAAATTGGGTTTCAATTTCATACTCCGTTTATGGATGGAGATCCTTTATGGCTTCCTTTTGGAAAAGAACGTAATCAAGTCATAGATGAGATTCTTGAACTGAAATCTGGTAATCTAAAAAACTACATAATTAATCCAAAAGAGCAATTAGAAGTCATGAAGAAAAATTGGGGCGGAAAGGGAACTACTCCTATTGATTGTCCTACGTGGGCAATTACATCGGTTGATCATATGGGAAGAGAAAAACACCCTTGTTGTATAGGAAGTGCAGAAAATGATTCCATGAAGCCAATTTGTGAGAAGTGTGGCTTGGGGTGCTATTCTGTACTTTTAGGTTATGGAATTAAGGGTTAG